A segment of the Aridibaculum aurantiacum genome:
TTTCAATTGCGCATTGCAACTTCCAATTGCGCGGTGCTGAAAGTGAAAGAGATGAACTGTTTGTAAAGGAGCTTGCAAAGAAGTACGAGGTAGATATATTTGTACAGCATTTTGATACCAAAGCATATGCTGAAAACAATAAACTATCAACGCAGGTTGCTGCTCGTGATCTTCGTTATGATTGGTTCAGACAATTGATAGCTGAAGGCAAAGCCTCTTATATAGTTACTGCACATCATGCGGATGATAACATAGAAACGGTTGTAATGAACTTCTTCCGCGGCACGGGGCTGAAAGGATTGATAGGTATGGATGAACACTTTCAGCAAGTGTGGAGACCCTTGTTAGGCATTAGAAGAAAAGAAATATTAGACTACGCTGCTCAACATGAGTTGCAACATGTAGAAGATTCATCCAATGCCTCCAGCAACTATACCCGTAATTATTTTCGTAATGAAATGCTCCCTGCTATTGCGCAGGTGTTTCCCCAGGTAGTAGAAAACCTGCTTAAAAATATAGCGCGTCTTACGGAGGTGGAACTGGTGTACAAACAGGCTATAGCTAATTACAAAAAGCAACTGGTTGAGATCAAAGGAAAAGAGGCGCATATTCCTATTCTTAAGCTGCTGAAAGCAGAACCTGTGCGTACGATCTTGTGGGAGATTTTGAGTGAATACAACTTCACGGCAGCACAGGTGGATGAGATACTTAAACTTATGCAGGCGGATAATGGCAGCTATGTAGAATCTCCGTCACATCGCATTATCAAGAATAGGAACTGGCTGATCATTGCGGCAAAGAAAGCTGAAGAAATTTCCAACTTCATAGTAGTTGAGGCACAACAGAAGAAAGTGGATTTTCCAGGAGGAAGTTTACAATTTGAATATGATATCCCTGCCAGTCATGTTACCATATCTGCCGATGCATCTGTTGCATTTATTGATGCCCATGAACTTCATTTTCCATTGCTGCTTCGCAAGTGGAAGAAGGGTGATTACTTTTACCCGCTGGGTATGCAGAAAAAGAAAAAGCTAAGCAAGTTCTTTATTGATAATAAGCTATCGCTTATTCAAAAGGAAAATACCTGGGTATTGGAAAGCAACAAAAGAATTGTTTGGGTGATAGGGCAACGGCTAGACAACCGCTTCAAACTACAACCTTCCACAGGGTCTGTTGTAAGAGTTAAGTTGATTAGTAAATAGTGATTAGAGACTAGAGATTAGTGCCAGGAAGGAAGTCATTGATTAAGATTACTTGGAAAAGCCACACCAGGAATCAGGAACTTCAAACCTCACACCTCTTCCTACAACCCCGTATACATCCTTATCTGGGAAATAAAATTCTGCACAGGATCGAAGCTGGAGAATGCATAGCAGAAAATAAGCAACAGAACTATTCCTGAAGCAGCACCAAAGAAGTGAGCAGAGTGGTTGATATTATCTCCACCACGTCTTGCCATATACATCGTGATGCCGAGGTAAATAAAACCAAAGATGAAACCAGGGATCCTTATTGGAATTAGTATGATACCTACCCCTGTTAAAGGAAATAAGAAGATGGTGGCAAACACTACTGCTGATACAGCACCTGATGCTCCCAGACTTTTATAGTAGTAATTATCCTTATTCTGAACATAAGAAGGAATAAGGCAAATGATCTGCGATATCAAATAAAGTGCTACATAAAGTATGGGTCCTTTTTCTTCGAAAATATAGTTGAAGTTATTCTCCAACATACTGCCAAACATATAGAACGCCCACATATTAAATATGAGGTGCATGGGATCAGCATGAATAAGTGCACAAGACAAAAAGCGATACCACTGGTTGCGGCGCGTTATTGCCGGAGGATAGAAGATCAAGTCATCAATTACTTTACGATTACTAAATGCAGTAAAAGATATAATGGCTGTAAGTATGAGAATGATTAGAGTGACACTGAGCATGCGGGCAAGTTAATTATTCATGGTGATACTTTTCGTTGCGGATAATGGTACATGCACGATAAACCTGTTCTGCAAGAATAAGGCGTACCAGCTGGTGCGGGAAAACCAACGGTGACAAGGCCCATGTATAATTAGCTCTTTCTTTCACAGTCTCATCTACGCCAAAAGCGCCACCAATAAGAAATACCATTTGTCTTACACTTGTATTTGCTTTTTGCTCAATCAAGGAAGCCAGTTTCGGTGAACTGATCAGCTTTCCTCTCTCATCAAGCAGCACAAGAAAATCATCTTTGTGCAATGCCTGAAGTATGGTGGATGCTTCATTTCTTTTTATATCAGCCTCCAGTGAAGAAGCCGTTTGACGCGCAGGTGAAAATAGTCTCCAGTCGACAGGATAGTACCTACCAATGCGTTTTGTAAATTCTGTTATGCCTTCGCGTATATAATCTTCATGTGCTTTGCCAACTGACCACAACTGAATTTTCATAAGCCAAAGTTAATAGGATGTGTCCACCACCACATTGGTTCATTATCAATTAAATTGCAAACTTATGATGCGCATATTTCCTGTTGTATTCCTAGCTTTTATGGCAACCCTGGTTTTGGCTCACGATAATGATAACTGCGATCGCAGGTGTAGTCATCGTTCAGTATTTGGCGCTACTGCTACCAATTATTTTCAGAATACGATAATGAACCGGTATGACCTGAAGTACATGAAACTGGAGTTAGACGTAATGCCACAATCACGTAACATTAGTGGAAGCTGTACTTATCATGCCACTACCATTGCAGCCCTCGATACTTTTGCTATTGAGTTCAGGCAAAACATGGTGGTAGATTCTGTTTATGTAAACAACATAAAAAGAACGTTTACCCGCGCCAACGATCATATCTATATTCCTTTTTCTTCACCAGTAGCTGCAGGTACGCAACTACAACTGCAGTTTTATTATAGAGGTACAGCATCAGGGGCGGCTATCTACGCAGGCTCTTCTACCAGCACAGGGTTGCGTTTTGCTGCATCCTTATCCGAATCATTCCAGGCTCGTGAATGGTATCCTGCAAAGCAATTATTAGCTGATAAAATTGACTCCGCTGATTTGTGGTTCAGTACCGATGCACAGTACCTGGTTGGTTCGAATGGTTTGCTGAAAGAAGTAGTAGATCTTCCCGCCAACAGGAAACAGTATCGTTGGGCTACGCGTTATCCAATAGCTTATTACCTGCCAAGTTTTGCTGTAGGAAATTATATGCAGTACACCAACTATGCAAAGCCTGCTCATATCACTCCTGATTCTATTCCTGTTTTACATTATATCGTGAATAGCCCGAGCTACTTCGGCAACGTAAAGACGAACCTTGATAAGACACCACCTTTCTTAGAAAAGATGAGCGAGTTGTTTGGCTTATATCCTTTTCATCTTGAAAAATATGGGCACAAACAAGCAAGCATTGGTGGGGGAATGGAACACCAGACCATGAGCACCATGGATAACTTTGGTACCAGTCTTATAGCTCATGAACTAGGTCATCAATGGTTTGGAAACAATGTAACCTGTGCTACATGGAATGACATCTGGATCAATGAAGGGTTTGCATCATATAGTGAATACCTGATGATGGAATACCTGCCGGCATTATATCCTACAACTACTGCGGCAGCTAACATGCTAAATGTTCATAATAATGTAATGAGTGCAACAGCAGGTAGTGTGTATGTTCCGATTGCTGATTCATATAATGAAAACAGGATCTTCAGTGGAAGGCTTACGTATGATAAGGGATCAGCCATTGTACATAACCTGCGTTTCGAAATGCAGAGCGATTCGCTCTTTTTCAGAACGCTGCGTTTGTTCCAGCAGCGGTTTAAAGACTCCGTTGCTACAGGTGAAGATTTTAGAGCTCTTGCAGAAGAAGTAACAGGTAGAAGTTTCGCCGACTTTTTCAATCAATGGTATTATGGGCAAGGTTATCCTACGTATAGCGTAAACTATGGAAAGGAATCTACTGATGTACTGCGGGTAACTGTCAGCCAGACCACATCGGCTCCTGCTATTACTCCATTCTTTAAGGGTTTGCTGCAACTAAGAATTAAGTCGTTGCAGGGCGATACGATCATCACGGTCAATAACACCAGCAACAACCAGGTGTTCAACATCCCTTACAGTAAAAACCCTTCAGGTATTGATGTTGATCCAAACAACTGGATCATTAATAAAGTAGGAAGCGTAGTTACATCAATAGACAATATAACAGCAGCACAGGCTGGTGTAAAAATATCTCCTAATCCAACCAAAGGTGAATTGAATATCTCTCTTCCTCCAACAGGTTTTAAAGCTATCCGTATCACTGATCTTTCAGGTAGAGTAGTGGGTGTGCATACTATTCCAAGTGGAAGCTTATTGTATAAAGTAAATTTGAATGCGTCGCCGGGCCTTTACCTTGTACAAGTAAGCGGCAATAAAGGAAGGGTGGTAGAAAAGATATTGGTACAATAAAAAAAGGCGCCCAGTTGTTTGAGCGCCTTTTTCTTTTTAATAGTATAACCTTACTCGAGGTTGAAGTTCACCAATGTGTTTGCCCACCTTAGTTTTACAACACCTTCTTTATCTACATCAAAAGTGAGTTGTTCTACATGATCAGCGCTTGCAGGTTTTACTTTTAGTCGAAGCGCATCTTCCTGCTCGTTGTAGCGTGTGCCCCACTGGTTCCAGATCTTGTTAAAGATCACCGTCCATTCGTCTTCACCAGGAATGGTATAAATGCTGTATTTACCTGCAGGCAATGTTTGTCCACTTACTTTCAGATCCTTAGTAGTTTCAAATGTGGTGGCTTCGTTGGCACCGGTACGCCATACTTTTCCGTATGCAGCTATGTCTTTACCAATGGTTCTGCCTTTCACTGAAGGCTGGCTGTAGTTAATAGTTACCACTGCACCACCAGGCAAAGTAGCAGAGGCAACTGCAGGAGGCGAGGCACGTTTTGATTTATCATCTTGTGCGTTGGCAGAAAGAAAAACAGCAGGTAAAGCGGCAGCAAGTGCCAATACAAATACCTTTTTCATGAAATAGTTTTAAGGCTGAAGTTACCTCAAAAGCTGCTGAAAAATTCATAATATAAACAAGGGTCCCAACAAGGAACCAGGAACAAGAAACAGCTCCAGAGTTTTACATCCTCCTACACCGATTCCCGCAGTTGTTTTTCAAGAACTACAAAATGAAGCGGCTGCTTTGGCTTACCTACACCTGCATCTTCAGGAAAAGGTTTGGTTTCTCCTGTTTCATGGTAGCCCCGTCTTTTATACCACGCCAGCAGTTCATGTCTTACTGAAATAACTGTCATTATCATTTTAGTAACACCTTGTTGCATGGCAAAAGTCTCAGCCAGTGTTATGAGCTGTTTACCTATTCCTTCATCCTGCAAGGGTGGCGAAACAGACAGCATACCCAACATCATCTCATCTGCAGTCCTTTCCAGCATTACACAGCCAGCCAGCTCTTCTTCTTTTTTAAGCAGTAGCATTGTGTTGTCTGGCGATGCCAGCATCTGTACCAATTGCTCTTCGGTTATCCTTGCAGTTCCATCTATCAGGTCAGCTTCATGTGTCCATCCCTGGCGCGCATCATTTCCGCGGTAGGCGCTATTTACCAGCTTTACCAGTGCCGGCACGTCATCAACGGTTGCTTGTTGAATAACCAAACTCATATGCTACTTTTTTAAAACATCTGCTGAAGAAATGATTGAACCGCCTTTAGATCGTATATCATCTTTGGCAGCTTCAAATCCTGCCATGTCTATAGGGCGTGTTCCATCTTCTACTATAAAGGTTGCGAAGCCTTCTGCAAGTGCATCTTTAGCTGTGAAGTAAACACAGAAATCAGCAGCCAAACCAACCACATACACATCTGTTACCTTCTTTCCCCGCAGGTAATCAGCAAGAGCAGTTGTTTTTCTGTGGCCATTGTCGTAAAAGCCACTGTAGCTATCTATAGTGCTTTCCATGCCTTTGCGAAAGATGGCCTCCACCTTTTCCATTTCCAGTTCTTTACTGAATTCCGCACCTTCTGAGGCCTGCACACAATGATCCGGCCACAGCGTTTGCTGAAGTCCATCCAGGTCTATCACATCAAATGGTGCACGTCCTTCATGTTGTGAGGCAAAACTCTTATGATCTGCCGGGTGCCAATCTTGTGTAGCTACTACTACATCAAAATATTGCTGTAACTGGTTACAGGTGGCTACTATTTCATTTCCGTGTGGAACGGCCAGTTTGCCGCCGGGTAAAAAGTCGTTCTGTATATCTACAAGAATGAGTGCTTTCATACTAGTGTCGGTGTGGCACGAACATAGTATAAATCCCTGTAAAGTTCCGGTTTGAAGACACTGCACTTGTTGATAAAAGGCAAAGTACAGGGCGTATTTTATAGAGTAAGCGCCAGGGATAAAGCTGTAGAACTAGGGCTGAAAGGATGGGTTAAGAACACGGCTGATGGAAATGTAGAAGCATTGGTATCCGGGAATGAAGAAAAGGTAGATCAATTTGTAAGCTGGTGCTGGGAAGGACCATCTAGGGCTAGCGTTGCAGCTGTAGAAACCAAAGAGACAGAAGATGAAGCAGGCGAAGAATTTAAGATCATCAGGTAGGGCATTTTTAGAAGTAAGATATCCAAAAGAGAAACATGCACCAGAATAGGAATGAATGGGCGAAAAATGAACAGGGGTTTGTAAAAACCATGCTAGATGCATCTATCCATGCTATTCTTTTACTTGAGCCTTTGTACGAACAGGAAACAATCAGAGATTTTTGTATAAAAGCAGCCAATCGTGCATTAACGGCACATGCAGGGCTACAACCTGCTGATGTAGTAGGTTCAACTTTAAGTTCCATTTTTCCTCATTATAAAGAATATGAGTTTTACGACCTGTACCTGCAGGTTATTTCTACCAGTAAAATGGAAAGGAAACAGCTGTATTATAAAGATGCGAAACTGGAAGGATGGTTTGATGTTGGTGTGGCTCCACATGAGGAAGGACTGGTAGTGACTTTTGCTAATATAACCGAGCTGGTAACTTTTCAAAAAGACCTGGAAAAGCAAACAAGTCATCTTAATACAATTATCAATACAGCCCAATCCGGGATTTTCATGTTTGCTCCTAAAAGAGATGAAAAAGGTGAAATAGTAGATTTTGTTTTCACTAATGTAAATCCTTCACTTGCTTCCTATGTAGGTGAAGATCCAGGAAGGTTACTGGGAGACTTGGGCAGCACGTGGTTTCCTGCTTATAAAACCAATGGATTATTTGAAAGTTATAAACGAACATTGGAAACAGGTAATACTGAGCGATTTGAGTTTCATTATAATGACGATGGGATAGATGTGTGGCTGGACATTTTAGCAACGCGTGTAGGTGGTGAAGTGCTGGTGACCTTTACTGATCATACACCGATGAAAAGGCTGCAACTGCAGCTGGAAGAAACGGTACATGAACTGAAACGAAGCAATGCCAACTTACAAGACTTTGCTTATATCGCTTCGCACGACCTGCAGGAGCCACTGCGTAAGATCACCTTCTTTGCTGATAAGGTGAAGCAACGTTATAGATCTGAAATAGGCCCGGAAGGAGAGGCAATGGTAGAAAGAATAGAATCTGCCAGTGCAAGAATGGGTACATTAATAAATGACCTGCTTGAATTTTCGAAGGTTAGTTCATCATTATCTGCTCTTGAGCAGGTTTCGCTACAGGAAATATTCGACGATGTATTGTCTGATTTTGAAGCTACCGTTCAGCAAAAACAAGCTACCATACACGTAGATCCTTTGCCGGAAACTAAAGCCGATGCTGTAATGATGAGCCAGTTATTCCAGAACCTGCTGAGTAATTCACTTAAATACCAGAGGCCGGGAGTTGCACCTGTCATCAATATCAATTACAAAAAGACCATAGCGGCTGAAACTCGACTTAAAGTACGCTCTGATGATATGCAACGAATTTTTCATGTGATCTCTATATCAGACAATGGAGTTGGTTTTGATCAACAACATGCTGAACGGATATTCCAGATATTTCAACGTTTACACGGACGTGCAGAATATCCCGGAACCGGCGTTGGATTAGCCATTGTACAAAAAGTAGTAGCACACCACCGCGGTTACATAGAAGCATTTGGAGAACCTGGAAAGGGTGCCACCTTTGTTATACTATTGCCGGCTAAATAACCTTCTGCATGTACATTTTCTCTTTGTTCCCAGATTAAGGATCGTCCTTTCTTTCCCTAAAACATGCGTCACTGGCTGTAGCCACCTTAGTTGGAAGTATTTTCCTTTAATTTGTCAAAATTTTTAAGCTATATGAATTTTCAACTAAGCGAAGAACACCTGATGATACAGAGTGCCGCCAGGGACTTTGCACGAAACGAATGTTTGCCAGGTGTTATAGAACGCGACGAATTACAACGATTTCCTAAAGAACAAATAATGAAGCTCGCTGAACTGGGTTTCATGGGTATGATGGTAGACCCACAATATGGTGGCAGTGGCATGGACACTGTTAGCTATGTATTGGCAATGGAAGAGATAAGCAAGATAGATGCAAGTGTAAGTGTATGTATGAGCGTAAACAATAGTCTTGTTTGCTGGGGATTGGAAGCATACGGAAATGAAGAGCAAAAACAAAAATACCTGACGCCTTTAGCGCAAGGAACTAAAGATGGAGATTTATACATAGGTGCTTTTCTGCTAAGCGAGCCAGAAGCAGGAAGTGATGCTACTTCTCAAAGAACAACAGCTGAAGATAAAGGTGATCATTACCTGCTTAACGGAACAAAGAACTGGATCACAAATGGTTCTTCTGCTTCAGTATACCTGGTAATGGCACAAACAGATGAAGGAAAAGGAAGTAAAGGCATCAATGCTTTTATTGTTGAAAAAAACTGGCCTGGTGTAACTGTATCTGCTAAAGAAAATAAATTAGGTATACGTGGCAGCGATACACATACAATCATGTTTACCGATGTGGTGGTTCCAAAAGAGAACAGGATAGGTGAGGATGGCTTCGGTTTCAAATTCGCTATGAAAACGCTTGCCGGCGGTCGTATCGGAATTGCTTCGCAGGCATTGGGTATAGCCAGTGGCGCTTTTGAATTGGCAGTAAAATATTCTAAGGAGCGTAAGGCTTTTGGTAAAGAAATCATGCATCACCAGGCTATCCAGTTCAAACTGGCTGATATGGCTACCAAGGTTGAAGCGGCTCGTTTACTTTGTTTGAAAGCTGCATGGGAAAAAGACCAGGGGAAAGATTATACGCTTAGCTCATCAATGGCTAAAGTATTCAGTAGTGAAACTGCTATGTGGACAGCTATAGAAGCGGTACAGGTGCACGGTGGTTATGGTTTTGTAAAAGAATACCACGTAGAACGATTGATGCGCGATGCGAAGATCACGCAGATATATGAAGGCACCAGCGAAGTGCAACGTATAGTGATTGGACGAGCTATTTTACAATAACATAATATGCTCTTATAGAAAGAGCCACTGCAACCACAGTGGCTCTTTCTTTTCCTTCATCCAAGAATTAAATGCGCCCAAGAATTATTTACCGCATTTATTGTATTCATCAATAATATTCATTACTACGTCTACCCGCTTGTCTTTAAAAACAGTTACCTGCCTGTAGAAGTATCCTTCTTCCTGGTTAGCTATTTTTTGTGCGAGTGAAGGACAGTCGGCTACAATCTTGCTCATCTTCTCATCAAAGTTGGGCGTAAACTTATTGCTGTTTAGTGCCCATACCTCTCGGTTCTTTTCATTAGGTAATTCCAGGAGGTAGTTGGTTTCGTAAGTAACAACATCATTATTCCTGCGATCTTTTTCTGTTTTCCGTTCTACATATTCGTACACGTGAATACGGCTATCTGCCGGTGTGATCCTTTTCATGAAACGGGTATTGCGGCCAAGGATAACACCACTGCGAATATCACGCATGGCATAATAGTCGCCTCTTACTTTATATCCTTCCACTTCAGAGACAGGAAAACGCATGGCTTCGCTTTCTCCGTTAGGTATCAGCTTTACGGTGCTATTCAAACCGCCTTCGGTGTTTATGTTCAGCCTGCCATCATACGATCTGCCATTTGTCAGGTAAATGGTGCCTGCAATATTCCGCATAGAATTAGGTGAATCAAAAACCACTACAGATCCACAGCCATAGGTAAGAAGTGATAAGCTGGCAAGAACAGGCATCAATCTCAAATTCATCATCTTTAAGTGCATTATATAGTTTGGTTATAAATTGCAGGCAATTATTAGTTATGCCTGTAAACGAAGCCAAATATCAAGAGATAAGAAGTTTAATATCTGCTAAAAATGTACGAATGGTGGCTGTAAGTAAAGTGCAGTCTGTACAGGATATAAAAAAGCTATACGACCTGGGTCAACGCGACTTTGGCGAGAACTATGTGCAGGAACTTATAGAAAAGCAAGACGTTCTTCCGAAAGATATAAGATGGCACTTCATCGGGCACCTGCAAACCAATAAAGTAAAATATATAGCAGGCTTTGTTCATCTTATTCATGGTGTAGATAGCCTTAAGTTGCTTAAAGAAATAAACAAGCAGGCGAAAAAGGAAAATCGTACTATATCATGTTTGTTACAGGTATTCATTGCGCAGGAAGAAACCAAGTTTGGGATGGACGAAGATGAACTAAAAGAGGTAGTGCATGCATTATCAGTAGATGATACCATCAGGAATGTACGTATAGAAGGACTGATGGGAATGGCCAGCTTTTCTGATGATGAGCAAAAAGTGAGAAATGAAATGCGATACCTGAAGCAGTTGTATGATCTGTATGCACAAGTAAGTGCACCATGCCTGGAGTTCACTACTTTATCTATGGGTATGAGTGGCGATTACCAGTTAGCAATTGAAGAAGGTAGCAATATGGTACGCATTGGCAGCCTGCTGTTTGGTGCACGCCTTTAGTCGTTGGTGTCTTTCCGTGGGTTTTTCTTAAGTATCACATAAGCAGCCATACCTATTGCCAATATTAATGCTACTCCCAATAACCACCACCAGCTTTGATCTTCTTTCATAATAAAATTTTTTCTTAGCTAATTTACATGAACAAACTTTAGTTACGAATAAACCATGCCCTTTGCTGGCGTATCTTTTGACTATAATTCTTTACTAGCTAAATCCAGGTATGTCAACAGAACCATCATCAACTGCTCCTCATAATGGTTGGCGGGCTAAACTGCATGAGATCATATACGAGTCCCACACGAAGGAAGGTAAACTCTTTGATGTGATTTTGCTGGTACTCATCTTTTTTAGCATCTCCATTGTAATGCTGGATAGTGTTCCTCTATACCATGAATTGTATGGTGATCTCTTTTACAAGATAGAGTGGGGGCTTACGATCTTCTTTACGCTTGAGTACATCCTTCGGATTTTATCTATACAACGGCCGGTGGCATATATGGTCAGCGTGCTTGGCATAATAGACCTGCTGGCAATTGTGCCCACTTACCTCAGCCTATTTTTTGTTGGTACACAATCCTTACTGGTAGTAAGAGGCTTAAGGCTCTTACGCGTCTTCCGGATATTCAAGCTTAATCATTATGTATCTGAAATGCGCTATCTCACCACAGCGTTATCCAACAGCTTTAGGAAGATCAGCATATTCTTATTCTTTGTGTTGACAGCTGTTATCATCATGGGCTCTGTGATTTACCTGGTAGAGGATGCCGAAGATGGTTTCACCAGTATTCCGCAATGTATCTATTGGGCCATCGTTACCATTACTACTGTAGGTTATGGCGATATTTCTCCCGTGACGCCACTGGGGAAATTTATCTCGTGTATTATCATGCTCTTAGGTTATGGGATAATAGCTGTACCCACGGGCATTGTTTCTTCAGAAATGGCTATGATGGCAAAAGGAAAAGGAAACAGCCCGGATGTTTGCAGGAACTGTGGTAAAGAAGGCCACGATGTAGATGCCAGGTTTTGTAAAACATGTGGCTATAAATTGTAGCAGAAACACAAACACCTCAGTATTTTTAAATGAAGGCTTAAAACTGCCAGCTGTCATCTCATTACCTTTGCATCCAAATAACAGGTTTGAAACATCTAAAGGCGCTTAATAAATATTTCTGGAAGTATAGGTTCAGGTTTAGTATTGGGATGTTGTTTGTGATCGCCTCCAACTATTTTGCTGTTCTGGCTCCGCAGGTAACTGGTTTTGTTGTCAACCAGGTACAG
Coding sequences within it:
- a CDS encoding YggS family pyridoxal phosphate-dependent enzyme; the encoded protein is MPVNEAKYQEIRSLISAKNVRMVAVSKVQSVQDIKKLYDLGQRDFGENYVQELIEKQDVLPKDIRWHFIGHLQTNKVKYIAGFVHLIHGVDSLKLLKEINKQAKKENRTISCLLQVFIAQEETKFGMDEDELKEVVHALSVDDTIRNVRIEGLMGMASFSDDEQKVRNEMRYLKQLYDLYAQVSAPCLEFTTLSMGMSGDYQLAIEEGSNMVRIGSLLFGARL
- a CDS encoding ion transporter, producing MSTEPSSTAPHNGWRAKLHEIIYESHTKEGKLFDVILLVLIFFSISIVMLDSVPLYHELYGDLFYKIEWGLTIFFTLEYILRILSIQRPVAYMVSVLGIIDLLAIVPTYLSLFFVGTQSLLVVRGLRLLRVFRIFKLNHYVSEMRYLTTALSNSFRKISIFLFFVLTAVIIMGSVIYLVEDAEDGFTSIPQCIYWAIVTITTVGYGDISPVTPLGKFISCIIMLLGYGIIAVPTGIVSSEMAMMAKGKGNSPDVCRNCGKEGHDVDARFCKTCGYKL